The following proteins are encoded in a genomic region of Brachypodium distachyon strain Bd21 chromosome 1, Brachypodium_distachyon_v3.0, whole genome shotgun sequence:
- the LOC104582275 gene encoding uncharacterized protein LOC104582275 has product MENSCTAFLVFAGIMLKVKRRATGSDERRKVRKRGVKEVSTIISDLGQGMTEHLGQELTETLSPSIISIASFKGDKLHYKSTGIVIEQRPRGPIILTSSNLIRRYDERKLVFPPLKIKLRLPNIQVVNGQVQNLNLSCNLVVITASFSPDLRAVCLGNSVQVESHTKLLSVKRCFNSGNLMASSGVLIDRPSGVDCESTCKITKDGIGGPLVDFDGNIVGMNNYFDSDVTRYIPANQILKDLLSIGLCQIRDVLQPHSRLGSKDVVQPRSRLGTEGFASKLGVRMNIVTTGHNEEMELDKPRAPESTGNECKHLGIVDPWPSDDAVNKLLTADGYPLPKYADGGMSLEGDLEEEFRIDAWRKKTRRRIALKTCRSVVALGSFNEKGRHFACTGVLIDYNQSIRVPTSANLVRNGNEIVENLRIEVCLPNKKHTTGTLQHYSLQYNVAVVTINDLDGNRAAKFVEEPQTKIVALGRVFKSGNFMATRGVVTGKQSGFDCKELKVSSCKITKAGIGGPLVDFNGKIVGMNFFDMEETPYLPSDMILKLLRQFDLKGTVTAETTKPEPCKRVPMVIAYQ; this is encoded by the exons ATGGAAAATTCTTGCACTGCGTTCCTGGTTTTTGCAGGAATCATGCTGAAAGTTAAGCGAAGAGCAACAGGCTCAGATGAAAGGCGAAAAGTTCGTAAACGTGGTGTAAAAGAAGTATCCACCATCATAAGTGATCTGGGTCAAGGCATGACCGAACATCTCGGTCAAGAACTTACTGAAACGTTATCTCCAAGCATTATCTCGATCGCTTCATTTAAGG GGGACAAACTGCATTATAAAAGCACTGGCATAGTTATTGAACAACGCCCAAGAGGTCCAATTATTCTCACTTCGTCAAATTTGATTAGAAGATATGATGAACGCAAGCTCGTCTTCCCACCACTGAAG ATAAAGTTGCGCCTTCCAAATATCCAAGTGGTTAATGGACAGGTGCAAAACCTGAATTTGAGTTGCAATCTGGTGGTTATCACTGCTAGTTTCTCCCCTGATCTTCGTGCAGTATGTCTTGGTAACAGCGTGCAAGTTGAGTCGCATACCAAGTTATTATCTGTAAAGCGTTGCTTCAACTCAGGAAATTTGATGGCCTCAAGTGGGGTACTCATTGACCGTCCAAGTGGAGTTGACTGTGAATCCACATGCAAAATCACTAAG GATGGAATTGGTGGCCCGCTCGTTGATTTTGATGGGAACATTGTTGGGATGAATAATTACTTTGATAGCGACGTGACTCGATATATACCAGCAAATCAGATCCTTAAAGACTTGTTGAGTATAGGGTTGTG CCAAATTAGAGATGTATTACAACCTCATTCAAGACTCGGTTCGAAAGATGTAGTACAACCTCGTTCAAGACTCGGTACAGAAG GTTTTGCATCTAAGTTGGGAG TTAGAATGAACATTGTCACCACTGGGCATAATGAAGAGATGGAGCTTGATAAGCCACGAG CACCAGAATCCACTGGGAATGAATGCAAGCATCTGGGTATTGTAGATCCTTGGCCATCTGATG ATGCGGTAAATAAGTTACTAACGGCTGACGGTTATCCTTTGCCAAAGTATGCTGATG GAGGCATGAGTTTGGAAGGTGACCTTGAAGAGGAGTTTAGAATTGATGCCTGGAGGAAAAAAACTAGAAGAAGAATTGCTTTGAAGACGTGTCGAAGTGTTGTTGCACTTGGTTCATTCAATG AGAAGGGAAGGCATTTTGCTTGCACAGGTGTATTGATAGACTATAACCAGTCCATAAGAGTTCCGACTTCAGCAAATTTGGTTAGAAATGGGAACGAGATTGTGGAAAACTTAAGG ATTGAAGTGTGCCttccaaataaaaaacatacCACAGGGACATTGCAACACTACAGTTTACAATATAATGTTGCTGTTGTCACCATCAACGACTTGGATGGTAACCGTGCAGCAAAATTCGTCGAAGAGCCTCAAACCAAGATAGTAGCTCTAGGTCGTGTCTTTAAATCAGGCAACTTTATGGCCACAAGGGGGGTTGTGACTGGCAAACAGAGCGGATTTGATTGCAAAGAGCTTAAGGTCTCCAGCTGTAAAATCACTAAG GCTGGGATTGGAGGGCCCCTTGTTGATTTTAATGGGAAAATTGTTGGCATGAACTTCTTTGACATGGAAGAAACTCCTTACCTACCAAGTGATATGATTCTGAAACTATTGAGGCAGTTTGATCTAAAAGG GACTGTCACTGCAGAAACTACAAAACCTGAGCCTTGCAaaag AGTACCAATGGTTATTGCCTATCAATGA
- the LOC100837342 gene encoding 17kDa alpha-amylase/trypsin inhibitor 1, with protein sequence MTTSKKKLVSSVVLLAAVILLAATAAAEGADDYGECRVGKKIPYNPLPGCREYITRWCAVRNDPKKQLVPDEVKRRCCGEVSELPKGCRCDALGILANGVITEEGVKVGRMEAVPGCDRETIAFLASDLMEIRHCYIGYSCPLFGGGMD encoded by the coding sequence ATGACGACATCTAAGAAGAAGCTCGTTTCCTCGGTCGTGTTGCTCGCTGCAGTGATCCTCCTtgccgcgacggcggcggctgaggGCGCCGACGACTACGGAGAGTGCCgcgtggggaagaagatccCCTACAACCCACTCCCGGGCTGCCGAGAGTACATCACGCGCTGGTGCGCCGTTAGGAATGACCCCAAGAAGCAGCTGGTTCCAGATGAGGTGAAACGCCGGTGCTGCGGCGAGGTCAGCGAGCTGCCCAAGGGCTGCAGGTGCGACGCGCTGGGCATCCTTGCGAACGGCGTGATCACGGAGGAAGGCGTCAAGGTCGGCCGGATGGAGGCTGTGCCCGGCTGCGACAGGGAGACCATCGCCTTCCTGGCGTCCGACCTCATGGAAATTCGTCATTGCTACATAGGCTATTCGTGCCCCCTCTTTGGTGGTGGCATGGATTAG
- the LOC100837641 gene encoding alpha-amylase inhibitor BMAI-1: protein MAYNKVVAFSVLLVLSMLAAATNSMAAAAAARYGAVANTPGEWCWAGMGFPVYPFPRCRALVKSQCLGAQAAQSSVREDCCRQLAAIPDDFCKCPALGAMRDSMYKELGVVMKGEGVGDGTVEAAEIFPGCRTEVMDRAIASIPAFCNQRIPIGTDGVCYWLSYYQHPKQVTSA from the coding sequence ATGGCATACAATAAGGTGGTCGCCTTCTCCGTGCTACTCGTCCTGTCCATGCTCGCGGCAGCGACCAATtccatggcggccgcggcggcggctcgataCGGCGCCGTGGCCAACACACCCGGGGAGTGGTGCTGGGCCGGGATGGGCTTCCCGGTGTACCCGTTCCCGCGCTGCCGGGCGCTGGTGAAGAGCCAGTGCCTGGGCGCCCAGGCCGCCCAGAGTAGTGTCCGGGAGGACTGCTGCCGGCAGCTCGCCGCGATCCCCGACGATTTCTGCAAGTGCCCCGCGCTGGGCGCGATGCGGGACAGCATGTACAAGGAGCTCGGCGTCGTCATGAAGGGGGAGGGAGTCGGAGACGGcacggtggaggcggcggagatcTTCCCGGGGTGCCGCACGGAGGTGATGGACCGCGCCATCGCCAGCATCCCGGCCTTCTGCAACCAGCGCATCCCCATCGGCACCGATGGCGTCTGCTACTGGCTCTCGTACTATCAGCACCCTAAGCAAGTGACTAGCGCTTGA
- the LOC100831464 gene encoding uncharacterized protein LOC100831464 — protein sequence MTMPWGLAAYMVDMVWAVLAGWVSTCLLVANEIARGMRAGEIGPFIVG from the coding sequence atgACGATGCCGTGGGGGCTTGCGGCGTACATGGTGGACATGGTCTGGGCGGTGCTCGCCGGGTGGGTATCGACGTGCCTGTTGGTCGCCAACGAGATCGCCCGCGGCATGAGGGCCGGGGAGATTGGCCCCTTCATTGTCGGCTGA